The stretch of DNA GCGACGGACGCGGAAACGCCAGCGACATCGGGCCCCCGCCGCCGCCGCGCCAGTATGGGCGGTTGGACAACCCCATCATGACTCCCGTTTAAGCCAGTATAGCGCCAAGGCCGCAATCGACTTGCCGTCGTGCAGCGTCCCGTCGCGAACCATTCGGCGCACGGCCGAGTCGGAATACACTTCCACCGTGATCCGCTCGTACTGTTCGAGGTTCTGCGGGCCGGCCGACAGGTTCGTCGCCAGGTAGGCGTGCATGACCTCGTCGGTGGTGCCCGGACCGGTGAAGAACTGCCCGAGCTTCTCGATGCGCCCGGCGACGTACCCGGTTTCTTCCGTCAGCTCGCGGGCGGCGCAGAGGTCGGGGTTCTCGCTGTCTTCGAGCATGCCGGCAGGCAGCTCCAGCAGGTCCTCGCCGACGGCGAACCGCTCGTTGCGGATCAGGGCGATCGAGCCGTCGTCGAGCACCGGCAGAATCACCGCCGCACCGCCGTAGTGTACAAAGTCGCGCTCGACAAGGCTGCCGTCGTCCATGCGCAACGTCACCTTGTACGCCGTCGCGACGCGACCCTGGTAAACGAGCTTCTGGCTTTCGAACTTGTGTGTTGGCATGAGGGGATTATAACAACCGGGAGGCAGTAAGCAGTAATCCGTAAACAGTAATCAGTAATCGGGTAATCAGTAATCGGGTTACTGGTTACTGTACTGGTTACTGGTTACTGGTTACTGGTTACTGGTTACTGATTACCGGTTACTGATTACCGATTACGTGATTGCCAATATTTCCTTGGCAGCTAAGATAGCTGATTCATGCCATGAAAACTAAACGCGTAGCCATCCTCGGTTCCACCGGAAGCATCGGGCGCCAGGCGCTGGAGGTGATCGACTCCACGCCCGGGCTTTGTGCCTGCGCGCTGGCGGCGGGGGGCAATTGGGAACTGCTGGCTGAGCAGGCCCAGAAGTTCCGTCCGCAGACCATTGCCCTGGCGGACGGAAAGAATCACGCGGACCTGCGGTCGCGCCTCGGGGCGGGCGTCGAGGTGCTCAACGGTCCGGATGCAATGACCGAACTCGTCCGCCGAAGCCGCCCGGACATTCTTCTGACGGCCGTCGTCGGAGCAGCCGGTCTGGCGCCGACGCTGGCGGGGATCGAATGCGGGGCGGACCTGGCCATCGCCAACAAGGAAACGCTGGTGATGGCCGGGGCGGTCGTCATGCCCGCGGCCCGGGCAGCGGGCGTAGCCGTCCTGCCCGTCGACAGCGAGCACTCGGCGATTTTGCAGTGCCTCTCGGCCGGCAAGCGTTCGGAAGTGCGCCGGGTGATCATTACCGCCTCCGGCGGGGCGCTGCGCGACTGGCCCGCCGACACGGCCGAGTTCGCCACCGTAAAAGACGCTTTGAACCACCCCACCTGGCAGATGGGGCCTAAGATTACCATAGACTCTGCCACGCTGATCAACAAAGCCCTGGAGATCGTCGAGGCACACTGGTTCTTCGACCTCGGGGCCGACGAGATTGCGGTCGTCCTGCACGAGCAGTCAATCGTACATTCATTAGTGGAATACTGCGACGGGTCGGTGATCGCCCAGATGGGCCGGCCGGACATGACCGGGCCCATCGCCTACGCGCTGAGCCACCCCCACCGCCAGGTGCGCCGCGGGGCGCCGCTGGACCTGGCGGCTGTGGGAACGTTGACCTTCCGCCGCGTGGAGGGGCGATTCGCCCGCGCGGTGGACCTGGGGTTCGAAGCCATCCGCCGCGGCGGAACGGCCGGCGCCGTGCTCAACAGCGCCAACGAGGCGGCCGTGGCGGCGTTTCTGGCGGGCAAGATTCGGTTCGGCCGCATCGTCCCGCTGGTCGAAGAAATACTCAACCGCGCCCCCCGCGGCGGGCGCGACGTGACGCTGGACGCATTGATCGAGGCTGACGCCTGGGCCCGCCAGTGCGTAGCCGCGGCTATCGAGGGCTAACTTGGTGGCACAGGCTTTCCAGCCTGTGCTCCACAGCCTCCAAAGGCTGTGCCACCCAAAGAGGATTGCATGCCGATATTAGCAGCGAGTATGGCGTATATGTGGTCGGAATGGCTTTGGCCGGTCGCCCTGATGGTGATGGGGTTGGCGGCGGTAGTCTTCTTCCACGAACTGGGACACTTCATCGCCGCCAAAGCGGTGGGCATCAAGGTCGAGCGGTTCGCCCTGGGATTTGGTCCGCGGCTGTTCGGCGGCAAATGGGGCGAGACGGACTTCTGCGTGAACCTGGTTCCCCTGGGCGGCTACGTCAAGATGCTCGGGCAGGAAGACGCCAAGGAGGTCCAGGACCACTACGAGGACCCGAGGGCGTATCCCAATAAATCCGTCGGAGCGCGGATGATCGTGATCGCCGCGGGGGTGGTGATGAACGTCATCTTCGCCGCGGCATTGTTCGTGACGGTCTGCATGGTCGGCATCGAAATGCAGGCGCCCGTCGCCGGCCGCGCCATACCGGGAATGCCCGCCGATACCGAAAAGATCGTCTGGACGACGCCGCAGGATCTGCCGCCCACGGCCGATCGCCCCGACACGGTCGGCCTGGAAGCCGGCGACCGGATCGTGAGCGTCAACGGAAAAGAAATCACCACCTATCGCCAGCTCGTGCTCAAAGGCGCCTTCGCCGACAAGGGCGAAGTCTTCACCTTCGTCATCGAACGCCAGTTCCAGGGACGCACCTGGCGGGGCGCCATGCAGATGGCCACCACCCAGGGAAGAACCGCCGGATCGACGATGCGCATGTTCGGCATCGCCGCGGCGCCGGGGCGAACGCTGGCCGTCCCCCCTTATACCCTGCTGGACGTGCCCTTTGAGAACAAAGATGTGCTGACGGCCGTCAACGATCAGCCGATCCGCCACGGATGGGAACTGGATCCGCTCAGCCAGAAGCTCGACGGCAAGGGCGTCACCGTGACGGTGATGCGCAAGGTCGAGTCCGACGGCAAGGCGTTGAAGGAGCAGACGCTGACGGTGCAGCCGCGCCTGCAGACGGGGTCCAACGTCTTTTTCAAAAAGGACGGCACGGTCGTGCGCGCCTGGCCGCTGTGGATGGACAGCGAGGAGGCGCCCGACGGTTCGACAGTGCTCAAATATGTCGTGACCTTGAGCGACGGGTCGCGGAGAGAACTGCTCGATAGGGACCTGGCGTCAACGGGTTCGCCGCTGGACATCCTGGGCATGACGCCGCGGGCGGAAGTGGGCTGGATCTCCGAAGACTCCCCCGCCTCCCGCGCCGGGATGCTGCCCGGAGACAAGATCGTCCAAATCGGCGACATCTCCACGCCCACCTACGAAGAGCTCCAGAAGGCCCTCAAGGATTCCGCCGGCCAGAGCATCGCCCTGACCGTCGAACGTGAAGGCAAGACTCTCGACCTGACAGCCGCTCCCAAGATGCAGAAGGACCAGGCGATTCTGGGGTTCGGTCGCGCGTCCGACATCTCGTCGACCATTGTGGCGGGCCTGCGCGAGAACTCACCGGTGGCTAAGAACGCCAAGGGACGCGTCCACAAAGGCGCGGCGCTGGTAAGCGTCAACGAGACTCCGGTGCGGACCTGGTTCGACGTGCGCCAGGCGCTCAACGCCTTGTCCGGCAAAGAGGTCACGCTGACGTTCCGCGACGGCGGCAAGGACATTCCCGTGGCGCTGGGCGTTCTCGATGCGGCGATGTATCAACCGCAGGACCTCGACGTGAACCTGCTGGGTCCCGGCGCGGCCCAGCGCCCGCTGACGTTCGAGGTGCGCAAAGGCCCCCTCGAAGCCATCGCCTGGGGCGTCGGCGAATCGGCCGACTTCATCCGCGAAGCCTACATGAGCCTGCTGGCGCTGTTCCAGCGCAAGTTCCCGCTGTCGGGGATGACCGGGCCGCTGGGCATCGGCGGGCTGGCTATCCAGGTCGGGCGCGAGAGCGTGGTGCAGTTCGTGTACTTCATGGCCATGATCTCGTGCTTCCTGGCGGTGATGAACTTCCTGCCGATCCCCGTCGTCGACGGGGGCCACGCCGTGCTGCTGATTGTCGAGAAGGTCCGGGGCAAGCCCCTGCCGGCGCGGGTCGTCAACGCCATTCAGATGGTTGGATTGTTCCTGATCCTCGGCGCATTCCTGGCCATCACCTTCAACGATCTGCTGCGGATGGTCAAGTAGGCCCCGGCGACGCCGGCTCGCTGGGCTTGGGCGTGGCCAGAACCTGCGGAATGATGACCAGCACGGTCTCGAACTTCGCGCCGTCCTTCTCGCGCACCAGGAAGTGATGGCCGGGGCTGGAGCTGCTGGCCGACTGGGCGTTGGGACCCACGATCAGGAAGTCGTTGGCGCGCACCGACAACTGGAACCGCAGGCTGTCGAAGTCGTACATGTCCTGGCGCAACTCGGACATGACGCGCCCGTCGCGAGTGAACAGACGCTGGCGGGTCTGCGCGTCGCGGATCTGCGGGGTGGCCGTCACCAGCACGTTCCAGGGTTCGTCCTCGTTGATCGTCCCCAGCAGGCTCATGAGATATTGCCCGGCGGGGTAGTCGCAGCCGCTGAGGGTGCGGTCAGGGCGCGAGACGAAGATCGTCGCCGGCGAATCGTCGTCCTTGAGCGGCACCTCGACGCTCTTGCCCGGAAGGCAGTGCATGAGCCGGTCGGTGTAGCCCTTGGCGGTGAGGGCCTTGAGGATGCGCGCCAAGTCCGGCCACGTGTCGCGGCGACCCAGGCCCACGCGCAGACCGTTGCGCCCCAGGGCGGCTGCCCGCGCCGGGCCCAGAGGCTCTTCGTCAACATAGCTCCAGATCTCTTCCGACCCGCTGACGGTGCCGATCGGGGCCTCGATCGAAATCACCTGCAGACGCAGGATCAACACGTGCGTGCGCGGGTCCGGCGCGGCGCCGGGAACGACCTCCACCACCGGATGAACCGTCTGCCCGATCCGGGCAACCAGGACCGGCTGGGTGGTCGTCGGCGGATTCTTGACAACCGCGCGGGGCGGCACGCCGATCTGCGAATCGTCCCCTTGCGGCTGACAGCCGCAACAGACCGCCAGCGCCAACGTGCATGCGATCGTCATGCGATTCATGCAAAACATGCTAGTTGCACATCGCAGGCAAGTCAACGAACAGTAGCGACGGCGGGAGGAAGAATGGATGGATGGATGGATGGATGGATGGATGGATGAAAGACCGGAAGAATGGAATGTTGGAAGAATGGGTGGCATGGCGACACGCGTTGTTCAGCGGGTCGCCATGATCGCAGCACCCGACGGGGAGCATGGGCGGGACGCCCATGCGACTCACGGGCGAGACGCCCGTGCTACTGCTGCAGCCGCGAAGGCTTTTTCCGCCGCGGCGATGGTTGCGGCAATATCGGCGTCGGTATGGGCCGCCGAGACGAACATCGCCTCGTACTGGCTTGGGGCGATGTAGACCCCCTCGTCCAGCATCGCGTGGAAGAACGCCGCGAATGCCCGCGTGTCGGCGGCAGTCGCCTGGCGGTAGTCGCTCACGGGCGGGGCGGCGAAGAACGGCGTCATCATGCTGGCGACGCGGTTGAGGCAGCATTGGTCTTTCCATCCCGCGCCGGCGGCGGCACGAGACAACCCCGCGGCCAGGTGCGACGAAGCGATGTCGAGCTTCTCATAAAATCCTTCCGCCCGCAGGGCCGACAGCGTCGCCAGGCCCGCGGCCATCGCCACCGGGTTGCCCGAGAGCGTTCCCGCCTGGTAGACCGGTCCCTCCGGAGCGAGGTTGGCCATGATCGCTTCAGAGGCGCCAAAGGCCCCCACCGGCAGGCCCCCGCCGATGATCTTGCCCAGCGTGGTGATGTCCGGCCGCACGCCGTAGAGCTTCTGCGCCCCCCCGTACGCCACGCGAAAGCCCGTCATCACCTCGTCGAAGATCAGCAGCGTTCCGCAGGAATCGCACGCGTCGCGCAGGCCCTGCAGATATCCCGGCGCCGGCGGCACGACGCCCATGTTGCCGGCCACCGGCTCGACCAGCACCGCGGCGATTGTTTCGCCCTGCGAGGCCAGCATCGCCTTGACGGCATCGAGGTCGTTGTAGTGCGCCAGCAGCGTGTCCGCCGTGGCGCCGCGGGGCACGCCCGGGCTGGAGGGCATGCCCAGCGTCAACGCCCCGCTGCCGGCGCTGACCAGCAGCGCGTCGCTGTGACCGTGATAGCAGCCGATGATCTTGACGATCTTGTCGCGCCGCGTGGCGCCCCGCGCCAACCGGACGGCCGACATCACCGCCTCGGTCCCGCTGGAGACGAACCGGACCTTGCGAATCGACGGAAACGCCGCGATCACCGCCTCGGCCAGCAGCGTCTCGCTCTCGGTCGGCGCTCCGAAACTCGCGCCATTCTGGATCGCCTTGGCCACCGCCGCGGTGACCTGCTCCGCCGCGTGGCCGAGTATCGCCGGACCGTAGCTGCCGACGTAATCGATATACGTGTTGCCGTCGATGTCCGTAATGCGGGCGCCCCGCGCCCGGGCGATCACCGGCGGCGTGCCCCCCACGGCCGCAAACGCCCGCACCGGCGAGTCGACCCCGCCGACGAGTACCTTGCATGCACGGGCAAAAGCAGCTTTGGATTTTTCTTCACGATGAGTCATATGTAAGTCGCCCAAAGCACCGGAATGTTAGCGGTCGAGCTTGCTCGACGTGGTTTTTCGCTGACCGAACAACCGCGCGGAGCAAGCTCCGCCGCTAACTCTTCACTGCGGGTCCTCATGGCGACCCGCAAAAAACAACAACGCGCGTCGCCATGCCACCCATCCACTTCGAACTTCGACCTTCGAACTTCGAACTTATTTCACCACCAGATTCACCAACCGGCCCGGCACGACGATCCTCTTGAGCACCTGCTTGCCTTCAACCGCCGCGGCGACGGCGGGTTCGGCCAGGGCGGCGGCGATCACGTCGGCCTCAGCGGCGTCGGCGGGCGCGGTGATGCGGGCTTTCATCTTGCCGTTGACCTGCACGGCCAACTCGACAGTGTTCTCAACGATCATCGCCTCGTCGAATGCCGGCCACGCTTCGTACGCCAGCGAGCCCTCGTGGCCGAGCACCTGCCAGAGTTCCTCGGCGATGTGCGGGGCCATTGGCGCCAGCAGCAGAACAAAGCGCCCGGCCTGGTCGCCCGTGATGCGCCCGGCTTTGAAGACCGCGTTGACGAACTCCATCATGGCGGCGATAGCCGTGTTGAACTTCATCGCGCGGTAGTCTTCGCCGACCTTCCTGATCAGGCGGTGCAGCGCCCGCTCGACCTGCTCGTCGGGCGCCTCGGCCGACAGCAGCGGCGCATTCTCCTCGGCGCCGGCGATCATCCGCCAGACGCGCTGCAGGAAACGGTGTACGCCGGGCACGTCGCGGGTGTTCCAGGGCTTGGAGGCGTCGAGGGGGCCCATGAACATCTCGTACAGGCGGAAGGTGTCGGCCCCGTACTGGCCGATCACGTCGTCGGGGTTCACCACGTTCTTCAGGGCCTTGGACATCTTCTCGACACTGATGGCCAGCTCCTCGCCGGTGGCCTTGAGGATGGGCTTGTCGCCGGTAAAGTCGATAGCGTCGTAGGGCATGCTCACGCCACGGCGGTCGCGGTAGGTGAAGCTGGTGATCATACCCTGGTTGAACAGCTTGCCGAAGGGCTCGCTCGTCGAGACGTGCCCCAGGTCGAACAGCACCTTGTGCCAGAACCGCGAGTACAGCAGATGCAGCACGGCGTGCTCGGCCCCGCCGACGTACAGGTCCACCCCGCCGGAGGCGTTCGTTTCAGAGGGCGACATCCAATACTTCTCGATGTCGCGGCCGACGAAGCGGTTATCGTTGTCGGGGTCGAGGTAGCGCAGGTAGTACCAGCAGCTCCCGGCCCACTGGGGCATGGTGTTGAGTTCTCGCGTAGCCGGCCCGCCGCAGACCGGGCAGGTGGTCGCCGCCCAGTCCGTGAGCTTGCCCAGCGGCGGCGAGGGCGGCGCCGACGGGTCGTCGCTGGACATGGGCGTGAAGTCGTCCATCTCCGGCAGTTCGAGGGGCAACTGATCCTCGCCCAGGGCCACCGCGCCACAGGTCTCGCAATGGACGATCGGGAACGGCTCGCCCCAGTACCGCTGCCGGCTGAACAACCAGTCGCGCAGCTTGTAGTTCACCGCGCGCTTGCCCAAGCCGTTTTCGGCCAGCCATTCGGTGATGCGCTTCTTGAACTCCTGCGTGGGCAGACCGTCGTAGAGTCCTGAATTGACGGCCGTGCCGTTGCCGACGTACCCATGCCAATCGACCCCTTCGGGCGGGGCCACCACCTGCACGATCGGCAGGTTGAACTTCTGCGCGAACTCGTAATCGCGCGTGTCGTGGGCGGGCACAGCCATGATCGCGCCGGTGCCGTAGCCCATCATTACATAGTCCGCCACCCAGATCGGGATGCGCGCGTCGTTGATGGGGTTGATCGCGTAGGCGCCGGTAAAGACGCCGGTTTTGTCTTTCGACTCGGCCGTCCGCTCGAGTTCGGACTTCTGCGCCGAGGCCGCGATGTAGCTCTCGACCGCGTGGCGCTGGTCGGGCGTGGTGATCTGCATCACCAGCGGATGCTCCGGCGCCAGCACCATGTAGGTGGCCCCGTAGAGCGTATCCGGCCGCGTGGTGTAGACGACCAGTTCATCTTCGTAGCCATTGATCTCAAAGATGACCTCGGCCCCGATGCTCTTGCCGATCCAGTTTCGCTGCATGATCTTGATCGGCTCGGGCCACTCGACGGTCTCGATGTCGGCCAGCAGGCGCTCGGCGTAGGCGGTGATGCGGAGCATCCACTGCTTGAGCGCGCGGCGGTAGACGGGATAGTTGCCCCGCTCGCTGCGCCCTTCGTTGGTGACCTCCTCGTTGGCCAGCACCGTGCCGAGTTTGGGGCACCAGTTGACGGGCACCTCGTCCATGTACGCCAGGCGCTGGCCGTCGATCACGTCGCGCTGCTGGGCGGGCGTCAGCTCCTGCCATTTCTTCAGCCCCGCCGCCTCGCCGAAGACCGGATCGAGCCCCTCCACCGGATTGGGAACCGGGGCCCCCGACAGGTCCACCATGTATTGGCCGTTTTCCAGGGCGTTGATCAGCTCAGCGACCGGCCGCGCCCGCTGCG from Planctomycetaceae bacterium encodes:
- a CDS encoding NUDIX hydrolase — translated: MPTHKFESQKLVYQGRVATAYKVTLRMDDGSLVERDFVHYGGAAVILPVLDDGSIALIRNERFAVGEDLLELPAGMLEDSENPDLCAARELTEETGYVAGRIEKLGQFFTGPGTTDEVMHAYLATNLSAGPQNLEQYERITVEVYSDSAVRRMVRDGTLHDGKSIAALALYWLKRES
- a CDS encoding site-2 protease family protein, with protein sequence MPILAASMAYMWSEWLWPVALMVMGLAAVVFFHELGHFIAAKAVGIKVERFALGFGPRLFGGKWGETDFCVNLVPLGGYVKMLGQEDAKEVQDHYEDPRAYPNKSVGARMIVIAAGVVMNVIFAAALFVTVCMVGIEMQAPVAGRAIPGMPADTEKIVWTTPQDLPPTADRPDTVGLEAGDRIVSVNGKEITTYRQLVLKGAFADKGEVFTFVIERQFQGRTWRGAMQMATTQGRTAGSTMRMFGIAAAPGRTLAVPPYTLLDVPFENKDVLTAVNDQPIRHGWELDPLSQKLDGKGVTVTVMRKVESDGKALKEQTLTVQPRLQTGSNVFFKKDGTVVRAWPLWMDSEEAPDGSTVLKYVVTLSDGSRRELLDRDLASTGSPLDILGMTPRAEVGWISEDSPASRAGMLPGDKIVQIGDISTPTYEELQKALKDSAGQSIALTVEREGKTLDLTAAPKMQKDQAILGFGRASDISSTIVAGLRENSPVAKNAKGRVHKGAALVSVNETPVRTWFDVRQALNALSGKEVTLTFRDGGKDIPVALGVLDAAMYQPQDLDVNLLGPGAAQRPLTFEVRKGPLEAIAWGVGESADFIREAYMSLLALFQRKFPLSGMTGPLGIGGLAIQVGRESVVQFVYFMAMISCFLAVMNFLPIPVVDGGHAVLLIVEKVRGKPLPARVVNAIQMVGLFLILGAFLAITFNDLLRMVK
- the dxr gene encoding 1-deoxy-D-xylulose-5-phosphate reductoisomerase produces the protein MKTKRVAILGSTGSIGRQALEVIDSTPGLCACALAAGGNWELLAEQAQKFRPQTIALADGKNHADLRSRLGAGVEVLNGPDAMTELVRRSRPDILLTAVVGAAGLAPTLAGIECGADLAIANKETLVMAGAVVMPAARAAGVAVLPVDSEHSAILQCLSAGKRSEVRRVIITASGGALRDWPADTAEFATVKDALNHPTWQMGPKITIDSATLINKALEIVEAHWFFDLGADEIAVVLHEQSIVHSLVEYCDGSVIAQMGRPDMTGPIAYALSHPHRQVRRGAPLDLAAVGTLTFRRVEGRFARAVDLGFEAIRRGGTAGAVLNSANEAAVAAFLAGKIRFGRIVPLVEEILNRAPRGGRDVTLDALIEADAWARQCVAAAIEG
- the hemL gene encoding glutamate-1-semialdehyde 2,1-aminomutase, which codes for MTHREEKSKAAFARACKVLVGGVDSPVRAFAAVGGTPPVIARARGARITDIDGNTYIDYVGSYGPAILGHAAEQVTAAVAKAIQNGASFGAPTESETLLAEAVIAAFPSIRKVRFVSSGTEAVMSAVRLARGATRRDKIVKIIGCYHGHSDALLVSAGSGALTLGMPSSPGVPRGATADTLLAHYNDLDAVKAMLASQGETIAAVLVEPVAGNMGVVPPAPGYLQGLRDACDSCGTLLIFDEVMTGFRVAYGGAQKLYGVRPDITTLGKIIGGGLPVGAFGASEAIMANLAPEGPVYQAGTLSGNPVAMAAGLATLSALRAEGFYEKLDIASSHLAAGLSRAAAGAGWKDQCCLNRVASMMTPFFAAPPVSDYRQATAADTRAFAAFFHAMLDEGVYIAPSQYEAMFVSAAHTDADIAATIAAAEKAFAAAAVARASRP
- the leuS gene encoding leucine--tRNA ligase yields the protein MRGYDFAAIETKWQKYWADKGTFCQVNPGDAGFENKPKLYVLDMFPYPSGAGLHVGHPEGYTATDIVARWARMCGYNVLHPMGYDAFGLPAEQYAVEHGVHPRVTTEANIANIERQIKMFGFSYDWSRRLATTDEDYYRWTQWIFLQLFNSWYDAAAQRARPVAELINALENGQYMVDLSGAPVPNPVEGLDPVFGEAAGLKKWQELTPAQQRDVIDGQRLAYMDEVPVNWCPKLGTVLANEEVTNEGRSERGNYPVYRRALKQWMLRITAYAERLLADIETVEWPEPIKIMQRNWIGKSIGAEVIFEINGYEDELVVYTTRPDTLYGATYMVLAPEHPLVMQITTPDQRHAVESYIAASAQKSELERTAESKDKTGVFTGAYAINPINDARIPIWVADYVMMGYGTGAIMAVPAHDTRDYEFAQKFNLPIVQVVAPPEGVDWHGYVGNGTAVNSGLYDGLPTQEFKKRITEWLAENGLGKRAVNYKLRDWLFSRQRYWGEPFPIVHCETCGAVALGEDQLPLELPEMDDFTPMSSDDPSAPPSPPLGKLTDWAATTCPVCGGPATRELNTMPQWAGSCWYYLRYLDPDNDNRFVGRDIEKYWMSPSETNASGGVDLYVGGAEHAVLHLLYSRFWHKVLFDLGHVSTSEPFGKLFNQGMITSFTYRDRRGVSMPYDAIDFTGDKPILKATGEELAISVEKMSKALKNVVNPDDVIGQYGADTFRLYEMFMGPLDASKPWNTRDVPGVHRFLQRVWRMIAGAEENAPLLSAEAPDEQVERALHRLIRKVGEDYRAMKFNTAIAAMMEFVNAVFKAGRITGDQAGRFVLLLAPMAPHIAEELWQVLGHEGSLAYEAWPAFDEAMIVENTVELAVQVNGKMKARITAPADAAEADVIAAALAEPAVAAAVEGKQVLKRIVVPGRLVNLVVK